One Fibrobacter sp. UWB16 DNA window includes the following coding sequences:
- a CDS encoding bile acid:sodium symporter family protein yields MRIFEKISEFIGKWMAVVVLAVAALSLFAPSTTLWIQLSWVNYLLMVVMFGMGLTLKLSDFALVFMRPKEIILGCTSQFVVMPTLAFLLSKAFGLDAALMAGVVLVGTCPGGTASNVITYLSKGDVALSVGMTSVNTLLAPVLTPAITYLLLRTTVNVDVMAMFLSIVKVVLVPIALGFVINKFFGKWTARAIKVLPLVSVIAIAMIVAAVVSHNAAKILSTGAIVFAVVILHNLLGYGCGFGLGKMLKFSTPKTKALSIEIGMQNSGLATSLAATAFSGLAMATVPGAIFSVWHNISGAILANVYRRWDK; encoded by the coding sequence ATGCGAATTTTTGAAAAAATCAGTGAATTTATTGGCAAGTGGATGGCGGTGGTGGTGCTTGCAGTTGCGGCACTCTCTTTATTTGCCCCAAGCACGACTCTTTGGATCCAACTTTCGTGGGTGAATTACCTTTTGATGGTCGTGATGTTTGGCATGGGGCTTACGCTCAAGTTGAGTGATTTTGCGCTGGTGTTCATGCGACCGAAAGAAATCATCCTCGGTTGCACATCGCAGTTTGTGGTGATGCCTACACTTGCTTTTTTGCTTTCGAAAGCGTTTGGACTCGATGCTGCTTTAATGGCGGGCGTGGTTCTCGTGGGCACTTGCCCAGGTGGCACTGCGAGTAACGTCATCACTTACCTCTCGAAGGGTGATGTCGCGCTTTCTGTCGGCATGACGAGCGTGAATACGCTTCTTGCGCCTGTGCTGACTCCGGCGATTACGTACTTGCTGCTTCGAACGACGGTCAATGTCGATGTGATGGCGATGTTCCTCTCCATCGTGAAGGTGGTGCTTGTGCCGATTGCGTTAGGATTTGTTATCAACAAGTTCTTTGGCAAATGGACAGCGCGGGCGATTAAAGTTTTGCCGCTTGTTTCTGTGATTGCTATTGCGATGATTGTCGCGGCTGTCGTTTCGCACAATGCAGCGAAGATTCTCTCTACGGGCGCTATCGTGTTTGCCGTGGTGATTCTTCACAACTTGCTCGGTTACGGCTGTGGCTTTGGTCTCGGCAAAATGCTCAAGTTCTCTACGCCCAAGACAAAAGCGCTCTCCATTGAAATCGGCATGCAGAATTCTGGGCTTGCAACAAGCCTTGCGGCGACTGCGTTCTCGGGCCTTGCCATGGCAACCGTCCCCGGCGCCATATTCTCCGTATGGCATAACATTTCCGGTGCGATTTTGGCGAATGTTTACCGCCGCTGGGATAAATAA
- a CDS encoding acyltransferase yields the protein MNSVLQLLSKHRSAIMGFAILWIMLFHLRVPTDIDFIDFFRSVGYGGVDIFLFLSGFGLYYSLSRKNFDLKKYYKSRFFRILPEFWVVIGFAFLAQMDFSTRAFYQLICKATTLGYWIGYRDESWFISCIVFLYAIFPVYFKLFKKYGYKASFYFIGAGFSLMLIYALTCILCYNNKNYGGFIILTYARLPIFFIGAIFGHWAKDGCNIRLTKKLKTIGLTAAFIATIILFIFQTYFFYALQTCSLAYLPYIIITPVLCLLLAKFFDKYKTIDKIFTIFGLMSLELYLCHIFIYKLFFDFIDFLDKDSSNILTMLISFFAAYLLYIVNKKVLSRRTNIRIRP from the coding sequence GTGAACAGCGTACTTCAATTATTGTCAAAACACAGAAGTGCCATAATGGGCTTTGCCATATTATGGATTATGCTGTTTCATTTGCGAGTCCCTACAGATATAGACTTCATAGATTTCTTCAGGTCCGTCGGTTATGGCGGCGTAGACATTTTCTTATTCTTGTCCGGTTTCGGTCTTTACTATTCCCTATCCAGAAAAAATTTTGATTTAAAGAAATATTATAAGAGCCGTTTTTTCCGCATCCTTCCTGAATTTTGGGTTGTGATAGGCTTTGCCTTTTTGGCGCAAATGGATTTTAGCACTAGGGCTTTTTACCAATTGATATGCAAGGCAACGACACTGGGCTATTGGATCGGATACCGTGACGAGTCGTGGTTTATTTCTTGCATTGTATTTTTATACGCAATATTCCCCGTTTACTTTAAGCTATTCAAAAAATACGGATATAAAGCATCCTTCTATTTTATCGGAGCAGGATTTTCTTTAATGTTAATCTACGCATTAACTTGTATTCTTTGTTACAACAACAAGAATTACGGGGGATTCATCATATTGACTTACGCAAGGCTCCCGATATTTTTCATAGGCGCAATTTTTGGGCATTGGGCAAAAGACGGATGTAATATTAGGCTTACTAAAAAACTAAAAACAATTGGATTGACAGCCGCGTTTATCGCCACCATTATTTTATTTATATTCCAGACCTATTTTTTCTACGCCTTGCAAACTTGTTCCCTAGCGTACCTTCCCTACATTATCATAACTCCCGTTTTGTGCTTACTTCTTGCAAAATTTTTTGACAAATACAAAACCATTGATAAGATTTTTACCATTTTCGGGCTAATGTCATTAGAATTGTATTTGTGTCACATATTTATATACAAATTATTCTTTGATTTTATAGACTTTTTGGATAAAGATTCTTCGAACATTTTGACCATGCTAATTTCATTTTTTGCGGCATACCTCTTGTACATCGTCAATAAAAAAGTCCTGTCAAGAAGAACAAACATTAGAATCAGGCCTTAA
- a CDS encoding ribonuclease domain-containing protein, with product MKLTKHLFYTAAISVFATACTTSAPEDNCKEVSYDNIQCYKYSHDECGNIICAPDAFNQEDYFTSILDAVQESGKYTTRDSVAAYLCKFDKLPGNYVSKDEGQKLYESKTGKTFEKWNFNPWTTIGVMIGGDKFSNYASNASNYHATLPEGSYHEADVDYSAKNRGTKRLVYQSDCVIYYTADHYESFDKLEIK from the coding sequence ATGAAATTGACAAAACATCTTTTTTACACAGCCGCAATTTCCGTTTTTGCTACAGCCTGCACAACGTCTGCACCAGAAGACAACTGCAAAGAAGTATCTTACGACAATATACAGTGTTATAAATATTCACACGATGAATGCGGAAATATTATTTGTGCACCAGATGCGTTTAACCAAGAGGACTATTTTACCTCTATCCTCGATGCCGTCCAAGAATCCGGAAAATACACTACACGCGATTCTGTGGCTGCATACTTGTGCAAGTTCGACAAATTACCAGGCAACTATGTAAGCAAGGACGAAGGTCAAAAACTTTACGAATCGAAAACAGGCAAGACTTTCGAGAAGTGGAATTTTAACCCGTGGACAACGATCGGCGTGATGATCGGCGGCGATAAATTCAGCAATTACGCTTCAAACGCTAGCAATTATCATGCAACTTTGCCAGAAGGCTCATACCATGAAGCCGATGTCGACTACTCGGCTAAAAATCGCGGTACAAAGCGCCTCGTCTATCAAAGCGATTGCGTCATTTACTACACCGCAGATCATTACGAATCTTTCGACAAGCTAGAAATCAAGTAA
- a CDS encoding glycoside hydrolase family 44 protein: protein MKFKQLLCSTAFAISATSALAAQNIIEIDDAHPGVVINKQNMMGADLAIWNPPTRYYDMTPALVDGGYTIFRFPNGSLSNDYHWNGAGKYDSTGLWTPSEESWAPGFLGETIYRGTTKDNYGFIRRSHLADGDKSTMWWGEILDPKDPPWIVIEFPEKKDLDSIVVEWGNLRPKSFELSYWTDEYAEYPGVHQNLENKLKRWGTVKVTSGETKYKFATTRARYVALRFKTTDLPSKGVQIREMKLYSGSDDLLAGNDYKFFAMSTRNGDKPRTDWTNIKWHFEEFMTYINKLPKLVNGQKAQAVICVNAGTGTSKEAAAWVRYANKVKKYNIKQWQIGNELDGEWEESGPLSARQYAARFIEYARAMKAVDPSIILHGPLLSTHKMQQKGAGLMDGKYWMAEFLRIVGEAEKADGKRYLDVVDLHTYPYWAPNNLNAADMLKASLDVAHNADTLNAWMNKYLEGKRRVFLSEFSTSVQGSQIWMDSPQAAGMANIFAQYAVRFGDRFQALPWDAFGNVFEGPDHTWGTISMTALVKEGSWNRWASLEPTAEYYGVYMTFKRFLESGYAVVPVKSTTESVVPYAICKGNSCNVLLVNLTDTKQIVQVDRKSEKKKPSNARVEVDVFGAEQFKWIGDQRDAYPYPKMGPSGRRIEGKNRDIEVPPFGTVVVRMNPAQQNSAPEVLAAALEKKVLVVGDTLDLFVTAVQEGGELAGAEVQIKKWDKNGPLTVRATPDDGKWNSSIESFHLQIPLTEKVSIGNKEIKVTITGKNKKQTSFNIPFRVRGAYRTTSVMQNFDNGLDNVSWFPVVNGDNATSMDAKVFNGNPPLGGYIRHDFIVEQPPNLGWPNYSGAYYNVPEEIKNSVGIVFDYATSHNNPQGYIELQIMSSQVEDYDEFMVRLKNTRGNWVRDTLIWENMKQEGWGKTIPQLDPTKIKNFAFRARYSGKGFINLDNIYLLGENGKEVPMPRGLRRLR from the coding sequence ATGAAATTCAAACAACTTTTGTGCAGCACAGCTTTTGCAATTTCTGCGACATCTGCGCTTGCCGCACAGAACATCATCGAGATTGACGATGCGCATCCGGGCGTTGTCATCAACAAGCAAAACATGATGGGCGCCGATCTCGCCATCTGGAATCCGCCCACGCGTTATTACGACATGACGCCCGCCCTCGTCGATGGCGGCTACACGATATTCCGCTTCCCAAACGGAAGTTTGAGCAATGACTACCACTGGAACGGCGCAGGCAAATACGACAGCACTGGACTCTGGACACCAAGCGAAGAAAGCTGGGCTCCGGGATTCCTCGGCGAAACAATTTACCGCGGCACGACAAAAGACAACTACGGTTTCATCCGTCGCAGCCACCTTGCCGATGGCGACAAGAGCACTATGTGGTGGGGCGAAATTCTCGATCCAAAAGACCCGCCTTGGATCGTCATTGAATTCCCTGAAAAGAAAGACCTCGATTCCATCGTCGTCGAATGGGGCAATCTCCGCCCGAAGTCTTTTGAACTTTCATATTGGACGGACGAATACGCCGAATACCCGGGCGTTCACCAGAATCTCGAAAATAAGTTAAAGAGATGGGGTACCGTCAAGGTCACTAGCGGCGAAACAAAGTACAAGTTCGCCACAACGCGCGCTCGCTATGTAGCGCTCCGCTTCAAGACGACCGACTTGCCGTCTAAAGGCGTGCAAATTCGAGAAATGAAGCTCTATAGCGGTTCTGACGATTTGCTCGCCGGGAACGATTACAAGTTCTTCGCAATGTCCACGCGCAACGGCGACAAGCCGCGCACCGACTGGACCAACATCAAATGGCATTTCGAAGAATTCATGACCTACATCAACAAGCTCCCAAAACTTGTCAATGGTCAAAAAGCTCAAGCCGTCATTTGCGTCAACGCAGGCACTGGAACCTCTAAGGAAGCAGCCGCTTGGGTGCGCTACGCCAACAAAGTCAAAAAGTACAACATCAAGCAATGGCAAATCGGCAACGAACTTGATGGAGAATGGGAAGAGTCCGGTCCACTTTCGGCAAGGCAATATGCCGCACGCTTTATCGAATACGCCCGCGCCATGAAAGCTGTTGACCCGAGCATCATCTTGCATGGTCCGCTTCTCAGCACGCACAAGATGCAGCAGAAAGGCGCAGGCCTCATGGATGGCAAATACTGGATGGCAGAATTTTTGCGCATCGTCGGCGAAGCCGAAAAGGCCGATGGCAAACGCTATCTCGATGTCGTTGACTTGCACACTTATCCGTACTGGGCTCCGAACAACTTGAATGCTGCAGACATGCTCAAGGCAAGCCTCGATGTCGCACACAACGCCGACACGCTCAACGCCTGGATGAACAAGTATCTCGAAGGCAAGCGTCGCGTATTCCTCTCGGAATTCAGCACGTCCGTGCAAGGCTCACAAATCTGGATGGACTCCCCGCAAGCCGCTGGCATGGCAAACATTTTTGCACAGTACGCCGTCCGCTTTGGCGACCGTTTCCAAGCGCTCCCGTGGGATGCATTCGGCAACGTGTTTGAAGGCCCGGACCACACGTGGGGAACTATCAGCATGACAGCACTCGTCAAGGAAGGTTCATGGAACCGCTGGGCAAGCCTTGAACCCACCGCCGAATATTACGGTGTCTACATGACGTTCAAACGATTCCTCGAAAGCGGTTACGCCGTCGTTCCCGTCAAGAGCACTACAGAATCAGTCGTGCCTTACGCCATTTGCAAAGGCAACAGTTGCAACGTGCTTCTCGTGAACCTCACCGACACTAAGCAAATTGTGCAGGTTGACCGCAAGAGCGAAAAGAAAAAACCGAGCAACGCACGCGTAGAAGTTGACGTGTTTGGCGCAGAACAATTCAAGTGGATTGGCGACCAACGCGACGCTTACCCGTACCCGAAAATGGGTCCGAGCGGCCGCCGCATCGAAGGCAAGAACCGCGATATCGAAGTTCCGCCGTTTGGAACTGTCGTTGTCCGCATGAACCCGGCTCAGCAAAACAGCGCACCCGAAGTTCTCGCCGCTGCGCTTGAAAAGAAAGTCCTTGTCGTAGGCGATACGCTTGACCTCTTTGTAACCGCCGTGCAAGAAGGTGGTGAGCTCGCCGGTGCAGAAGTTCAAATCAAGAAATGGGACAAGAACGGCCCGCTCACAGTTCGTGCAACTCCCGATGACGGCAAATGGAATTCTTCCATCGAAAGTTTCCACTTGCAAATTCCGCTCACAGAAAAAGTCTCGATTGGCAATAAGGAAATCAAAGTCACCATCACTGGCAAGAACAAAAAGCAGACTTCGTTCAACATTCCGTTCCGCGTCCGTGGCGCTTACCGCACCACAAGCGTGATGCAGAACTTCGACAACGGTTTAGACAACGTATCGTGGTTCCCGGTCGTGAATGGCGACAACGCCACCTCGATGGATGCCAAGGTCTTTAACGGTAACCCGCCTCTCGGCGGCTACATCCGCCACGACTTCATTGTCGAACAACCGCCTAATCTCGGTTGGCCGAACTACTCCGGAGCCTACTACAACGTGCCGGAAGAAATCAAGAATTCCGTCGGTATCGTTTTCGATTACGCCACATCGCACAACAATCCGCAGGGCTACATCGAACTGCAAATCATGTCGAGTCAGGTCGAAGACTACGACGAATTCATGGTCCGTCTCAAAAACACGCGAGGCAACTGGGTTCGCGACACGCTCATCTGGGAAAACATGAAGCAGGAAGGTTGGGGCAAGACGATTCCGCAGCTCGACCCGACCAAGATCAAGAACTTCGCATTCCGCGCCCGCTATAGCGGCAAGGGATTCATCAACCTCGACAACATCTACTTGCTCGGGGAAAACGGCAAGGAAGTCCCGATGCCAAGAGGCCTGCGCAGACTCCGATAG
- a CDS encoding DUF4423 domain-containing protein, protein MLNIDEIGDYRDLLKNFFVQKKLEFPLFSYKMMGQKLGLETSQVFRVLNKESHLPAQSIPLSKKLLGLKGRDGELFEILVAASRTKSKAKKDKLYKMALALQDVSLRKLNSNEILFLSRWWIPVVRSIIEINGGKADVHTLVKQITPAVSEDQVKEAIRVLKELKMITPLASERYAVSTVNFTSAGATKVTAIRSYQNQLLTLAQNALVNIPPSERNISSILACVDDECLEDLVEMTCEFRRQVQKRVAEVAEPKKVMQFIFSLYPVADISDKETTKEKARIA, encoded by the coding sequence ATGTTAAATATTGACGAAATTGGCGATTACAGAGATCTACTGAAAAATTTCTTCGTGCAGAAGAAATTGGAATTTCCGCTATTTTCCTATAAGATGATGGGACAAAAACTTGGACTCGAAACGAGCCAGGTTTTCCGTGTATTGAATAAGGAATCCCACCTCCCCGCGCAGAGTATCCCGCTCTCCAAAAAATTGCTCGGGCTCAAAGGCCGCGATGGAGAACTTTTTGAGATTTTGGTAGCGGCATCGCGCACAAAATCCAAAGCAAAAAAAGATAAGCTTTACAAGATGGCACTCGCATTGCAAGACGTGAGCCTCCGCAAACTGAATTCCAACGAAATTTTATTCCTCAGCCGCTGGTGGATACCCGTAGTCCGTTCGATTATCGAAATCAATGGCGGCAAGGCCGATGTCCACACCTTGGTTAAGCAGATTACGCCAGCCGTTTCCGAGGACCAGGTGAAAGAAGCCATTCGAGTCTTGAAAGAGCTCAAGATGATTACGCCGCTCGCCTCCGAACGTTACGCCGTTTCGACCGTCAATTTTACATCGGCAGGGGCAACCAAAGTTACCGCCATTCGCAGTTACCAGAATCAACTGCTTACGCTTGCGCAAAACGCGCTCGTCAACATTCCGCCAAGCGAGCGCAACATTTCATCTATTCTCGCTTGCGTTGATGACGAATGTCTTGAAGATCTCGTCGAGATGACTTGCGAATTTCGCAGACAAGTTCAAAAACGCGTTGCCGAAGTTGCAGAGCCAAAGAAGGTCATGCAGTTCATCTTCTCGCTGTACCCGGTTGCCGATATTTCGGACAAAGAAACAACAAAAGAAAAAGCGAGGATAGCATGA
- a CDS encoding carboxypeptidase-like regulatory domain-containing protein, with product MKRLLASLSCVLLFACSSDKNLAGASTVETENACIINVVNINSKPAANVVARIRPLWYVEGVSSNSAVTQNNIQDATLEVAADSLGNIVMDSINFDKGYIEIIDGNSGVFQAIASSDLKKNKLTTMQMEELGSVTGKAALPEGTDYAWVQIYGTDKIVKTNKDGEFTLDSLPPASYQIRAILPDEQATIGEASITISAGEKSDIQALAKPTLENEQLEQWAHVRTIPLDSTISDWMKPIAETTVVFVRLNETNFDFSEAMDNGNDIRFTDQSGNRLAFKRAFWNSTTPDTPQSAEFQIRIDGSSSVENLEMYWGKTAALDASASNDIWASLPDSLVKAIHSITLIDFENQKLESAFDYGDGPREWYFHPQDTNVTTTPSSENIQDAFESSKERGGYVFHWKSTSKTRGKWSMIGSRVSRVPSSLEGIDSIAFYAKGKGELGFAVEVLNEPTGKTKYVDYLDSTWKRFCFTPSDFVEGDGEFGNMGWDFVKPRVTTFTIWIVDESEMWIDDVILYGVNRDNFN from the coding sequence ATGAAAAGATTATTAGCATCTCTATCCTGTGTATTACTATTCGCCTGCTCCTCAGATAAGAATCTCGCAGGCGCTAGCACCGTTGAAACCGAAAACGCTTGCATCATCAACGTTGTAAACATCAATTCTAAACCGGCTGCCAACGTTGTCGCAAGAATCCGTCCGCTTTGGTACGTGGAAGGAGTTTCATCGAATTCCGCCGTCACGCAAAATAATATACAAGACGCAACATTAGAAGTCGCTGCAGATTCGCTCGGCAACATCGTCATGGATTCCATCAACTTTGATAAAGGCTACATCGAAATCATTGATGGCAATTCCGGCGTTTTCCAAGCTATTGCCTCTAGCGACTTAAAGAAGAATAAATTAACAACCATGCAAATGGAAGAACTCGGCTCCGTCACCGGCAAGGCTGCACTCCCCGAAGGAACCGACTACGCCTGGGTCCAGATTTACGGCACCGATAAAATCGTAAAGACCAACAAAGACGGCGAATTCACACTCGATTCACTTCCGCCCGCAAGCTACCAGATTCGTGCCATATTGCCCGATGAACAAGCGACAATTGGCGAAGCCTCCATTACAATTTCTGCTGGCGAAAAGAGCGATATCCAAGCGCTAGCAAAACCGACTCTCGAAAACGAACAATTAGAGCAATGGGCACATGTTCGCACCATTCCGCTTGATTCTACAATCTCGGATTGGATGAAACCCATCGCAGAAACTACCGTTGTCTTTGTGCGATTAAACGAAACGAACTTCGACTTTAGCGAAGCCATGGACAACGGAAACGACATCCGATTCACCGACCAAAGCGGGAACCGTCTCGCATTCAAGCGAGCTTTCTGGAACAGCACCACTCCAGACACTCCGCAGTCCGCAGAATTCCAAATCCGCATCGACGGCTCATCAAGCGTTGAAAACCTCGAAATGTACTGGGGCAAGACCGCAGCACTCGACGCAAGCGCAAGCAATGATATCTGGGCAAGCCTCCCCGACTCGCTCGTAAAAGCCATCCATTCCATCACGCTGATTGACTTCGAAAATCAAAAACTCGAATCCGCATTTGACTACGGCGACGGTCCGCGCGAATGGTACTTCCATCCACAAGACACAAACGTCACGACAACGCCCTCAAGCGAAAACATTCAGGACGCCTTTGAATCCAGCAAGGAACGTGGCGGCTACGTATTCCATTGGAAGAGCACTAGCAAAACAAGAGGCAAGTGGTCGATGATCGGCTCACGCGTAAGCCGCGTCCCGTCTAGCCTAGAAGGCATCGATTCCATCGCATTCTACGCCAAAGGCAAGGGCGAGCTCGGTTTTGCGGTAGAAGTTCTCAACGAGCCGACCGGAAAAACAAAGTATGTGGACTATCTCGATTCCACCTGGAAACGCTTCTGCTTTACACCAAGCGATTTTGTCGAAGGCGATGGCGAGTTCGGGAATATGGGATGGGATTTCGTCAAGCCGCGCGTCACGACTTTCACCATTTGGATTGTAGACGAAAGCGAAATGTGGATTGACGACGTTATTTTATACGGAGTAAACCGCGATAATTTTAATTAG
- a CDS encoding DUF3392 family protein has product MQPYIHQFANFLRAHLNSISVGLIATLLMLYGACINNYFKRITKSIPFIGRFALFVVLCSVGYAFASSQMVRLLRMVLRELSDLPLIGVVAGCFVLLAFLAKSGKDI; this is encoded by the coding sequence ATGCAACCTTATATTCACCAGTTCGCGAACTTTTTAAGGGCTCACTTGAATTCAATTTCGGTCGGGCTGATTGCAACGCTTTTGATGCTCTATGGCGCCTGCATCAATAACTATTTCAAGCGCATCACGAAAAGCATCCCGTTCATTGGGCGCTTTGCACTGTTCGTGGTGCTGTGCAGCGTGGGGTATGCGTTTGCAAGTTCGCAGATGGTGCGCCTTTTGCGCATGGTATTGCGCGAACTTTCGGACCTCCCGTTGATTGGGGTGGTTGCGGGATGCTTTGTGCTGCTTGCGTTCCTCGCCAAAAGCGGGAAAGATATCTGA
- the coaE gene encoding dephospho-CoA kinase (Dephospho-CoA kinase (CoaE) performs the final step in coenzyme A biosynthesis.), which produces MLKIGITGSIGAGKSFVGALLRARNFQVLDADCKVHELYRDSAGLRAEMVAYFGEECLTPTGVNSALIADRVFADANARVKLEQIVYPYLNRAVAEFFSGEAADSSSESASQLTSVADKCRFVEAALFSRAPELVKMLDEIWIVDAPESARLERLVHRGLSESDAKRRIENQRGACALELFPGKRIRTVMNDGDKLHVEQQLDELLRDLH; this is translated from the coding sequence ATGCTGAAGATTGGAATTACGGGTTCGATAGGTGCGGGCAAGTCCTTTGTCGGGGCCTTGCTGCGTGCGCGTAATTTCCAGGTGCTTGATGCCGATTGCAAAGTGCATGAACTTTACCGCGATTCGGCGGGGCTGCGCGCTGAAATGGTGGCGTACTTTGGCGAAGAATGCTTGACGCCGACGGGCGTGAATAGCGCGCTGATTGCAGACCGCGTTTTTGCGGATGCTAATGCTCGCGTGAAGTTGGAGCAGATTGTTTACCCGTACTTAAACCGTGCCGTGGCGGAATTTTTTTCAGGGGAGGCCGCTGACTCTTCTAGTGAAAGTGCCTCGCAGTTGACGAGTGTCGCGGACAAGTGCCGATTCGTGGAGGCTGCGCTTTTCTCGCGTGCGCCCGAGCTTGTAAAAATGCTTGACGAAATCTGGATTGTCGATGCGCCTGAAAGTGCTCGCCTGGAACGCTTGGTACATCGCGGACTCAGTGAAAGCGATGCTAAACGCCGTATTGAAAATCAGCGTGGCGCCTGTGCTCTGGAACTTTTTCCGGGCAAGCGGATTCGCACGGTTATGAACGATGGCGATAAATTGCACGTGGAACAGCAGCTTGATGAACTGCTAAGAGACTTACACTAA
- a CDS encoding DMT family transporter, with protein sequence MSWLILAFASAVFLGFYDLAKKKSVQDNAVRPVLLLCSVFYALLMLPVLLTGHCEPLTLHDHLFLMVKSVIVGGSWLFTYSAIAHMPLSISTTIRALAPLFTIMIAVGFLGERPQVMQWIGIAVCVCSYIGLSLAGRKEMGHFFSNGWVVAMLLGTILAACSGIYDKLILQRMNFEPLTVQVWFSIYMCVVQFLTTLFTWYPTRKKTTPFQFRWSFLAVAALLIIADRCYFLAVSDSDALISIITVLRRSSVFISFLAGILIFKERKSKTKFFAMLGVVIGLCLISLGR encoded by the coding sequence ATGTCATGGTTAATATTGGCTTTTGCTTCGGCAGTTTTTCTTGGCTTTTACGACTTGGCTAAGAAAAAATCGGTTCAGGATAACGCTGTCCGTCCGGTACTTTTGCTCTGCAGCGTTTTTTATGCGCTTTTGATGTTGCCGGTGCTTTTGACCGGGCATTGCGAGCCGCTGACTTTGCATGACCACCTGTTTTTGATGGTCAAATCGGTGATTGTCGGCGGGAGCTGGCTTTTCACGTACAGCGCGATTGCGCACATGCCGCTCAGCATTTCGACGACGATTCGTGCGCTTGCGCCTTTGTTTACAATCATGATCGCAGTCGGATTCCTCGGCGAGCGTCCGCAGGTGATGCAGTGGATCGGCATTGCGGTTTGCGTTTGTTCGTACATCGGACTCTCGCTTGCGGGTCGCAAGGAAATGGGGCATTTCTTTAGCAACGGCTGGGTCGTGGCGATGCTCCTCGGAACGATTTTGGCGGCTTGCAGCGGCATTTACGATAAGCTGATTTTGCAGCGCATGAATTTTGAACCGTTGACAGTGCAGGTCTGGTTCAGCATTTACATGTGCGTGGTGCAGTTTTTGACGACTTTGTTCACGTGGTACCCGACGCGTAAAAAGACGACTCCGTTTCAGTTCCGTTGGTCGTTCTTGGCGGTGGCGGCGCTGTTGATTATTGCAGACCGTTGCTATTTTTTGGCGGTGAGCGATTCGGATGCGTTGATTTCGATCATTACGGTGCTGCGTCGTTCGAGTGTGTTCATCAGCTTCTTGGCGGGAATTCTTATATTCAAGGAACGCAAGAGTAAGACGAAGTTTTTTGCAATGTTGGGCGTGGTCATTGGCTTGTGCTTGATTTCGCTCGGACGTTGA
- the mscL gene encoding large-conductance mechanosensitive channel protein MscL — protein MSIKNKAASLIEEFKAFAFKGNIVDMAIGIIIGAAFGKIVNSFVNDIVMPLVTAIITKCGGQEAGEGLKTLAYKTAEGVTIPYGNFVGEILNFLIVAFAVFLMMKKFLGFMQNMRKKKEAEAAAAPAAPPAPSAEEKLLTEIRDLLKNK, from the coding sequence ATGAGCATTAAAAATAAAGCAGCTTCACTCATTGAAGAATTCAAGGCATTTGCCTTCAAGGGTAACATCGTCGACATGGCCATCGGTATCATCATCGGTGCCGCCTTCGGTAAAATCGTTAACTCCTTCGTGAACGACATCGTGATGCCGCTCGTCACCGCCATAATCACCAAGTGCGGTGGCCAAGAAGCAGGTGAAGGCCTCAAGACTCTCGCATACAAGACCGCTGAAGGCGTGACCATTCCGTACGGCAACTTCGTTGGCGAAATCCTGAACTTCCTCATCGTCGCATTCGCCGTGTTCCTCATGATGAAGAAATTCCTCGGTTTCATGCAGAACATGCGCAAGAAGAAAGAAGCTGAAGCAGCCGCAGCTCCGGCAGCACCTCCGGCACCGAGCGCCGAAGAAAAGCTCCTCACCGAAATTCGCGACTTGCTCAAGAACAAGTAA